One segment of Candidatus Aminicenantes bacterium DNA contains the following:
- the guaB gene encoding IMP dehydrogenase: MKAKDKIIAAEGLTFDDVLLVPAYSEVLPNQTDTATMFSRHIPLRIPLVAAAMDTVSESRMAIAMAQLGGMAVIHKNLTIEEQAGEVLKVKRSESGMIVNPFTLRPDNTIQQALQLVREKGISGLPIVDKQGKLVGILTNRDLRFAANSSEKISTIMRTENLVTAPVDFTMAEAKHLLHVNRIEKLPVVDRNNFLKGLITFKDILKTENFPSASKDKMGHLLVGAAVSTGSDTMERVKALVEAKADVLVIDTSHAHSRKVLQTVEKIRAAADGLDLVVGNIATAAAARDLLKLGVDGIKVGIGPGSICTTRVVTGAGVPQISAIMAVAEETAGKVPIIADGGIKFSGDVTKALAAGADAVMIGSILAGTDESPGEMVIYQGRSYKKYRGMGSLAAMKAGSRDRYFQEDEYSESKLVPEGIEGRVPYRGTVMNLVPLLIGGVKAGMGLTGCHSIGELKKKSHFIRITHASLKESHVHDVIITEESPNYRLD, translated from the coding sequence ATGAAAGCAAAAGATAAAATCATCGCCGCCGAAGGCCTGACCTTCGACGACGTGCTGCTCGTCCCCGCCTACTCCGAGGTGCTGCCCAACCAGACCGATACGGCCACGATGTTTTCGCGGCATATCCCCTTGCGCATCCCTTTGGTCGCGGCGGCCATGGACACCGTCTCCGAATCGCGGATGGCCATCGCCATGGCCCAGCTCGGAGGCATGGCCGTCATCCACAAGAACCTGACCATTGAAGAGCAAGCTGGAGAGGTGCTCAAGGTCAAGCGCTCCGAATCGGGTATGATCGTCAATCCCTTCACCCTCCGTCCCGACAACACCATCCAGCAGGCACTGCAGCTGGTGAGAGAAAAAGGAATCTCCGGACTGCCGATCGTCGACAAACAGGGAAAACTGGTTGGAATTTTGACCAACCGCGATTTGCGCTTCGCCGCCAACAGCAGCGAAAAAATCTCGACCATCATGAGGACGGAAAACCTGGTCACCGCCCCGGTTGACTTCACCATGGCCGAAGCCAAGCATTTGCTGCACGTCAACCGCATCGAAAAACTGCCGGTGGTCGATCGGAACAATTTTTTAAAAGGACTGATCACCTTCAAGGATATTCTGAAAACTGAAAACTTTCCTTCCGCCTCCAAGGACAAAATGGGCCACCTGCTGGTCGGGGCTGCGGTCAGCACCGGCAGCGACACCATGGAGCGGGTGAAAGCCCTGGTCGAAGCCAAGGCCGATGTGCTGGTTATCGACACCTCGCACGCCCATTCGCGCAAAGTGCTGCAAACCGTCGAAAAAATCCGGGCGGCGGCCGATGGCTTGGATCTGGTCGTGGGCAATATCGCCACGGCCGCTGCCGCCCGCGACCTGCTCAAACTGGGCGTAGACGGCATCAAGGTCGGAATCGGTCCAGGCTCCATCTGCACCACCCGGGTAGTCACCGGGGCTGGAGTGCCGCAGATTTCGGCGATCATGGCCGTGGCCGAAGAAACCGCCGGCAAAGTGCCGATCATCGCCGACGGCGGGATAAAATTTTCCGGGGATGTGACAAAAGCCCTGGCCGCTGGGGCGGATGCGGTGATGATCGGCTCCATCCTGGCCGGAACCGACGAAAGCCCGGGGGAAATGGTCATCTACCAGGGCCGCTCCTATAAAAAATACCGCGGCATGGGCTCACTCGCCGCCATGAAAGCGGGCAGCCGCGATCGTTACTTTCAGGAAGATGAATATTCCGAATCCAAACTGGTTCCCGAAGGGATCGAGGGGCGAGTTCCCTATCGCGGCACGGTCATGAATCTCGTTCCTCTCCTGATCGGCGGCGTCAAAGCCGGCATGGGCCTCACCGGCTGCCATTCCATCGGGGAACTGAAGAAAAAATCGCATTTCATCCGCATCACCCATGCCAGTTTAAAGGAAAGCCATGTTCACGACGTGATCATTACCGAGGAATCGCCTAATTATCGTTTGGATTAG
- a CDS encoding MerR family transcriptional regulator, whose amino-acid sequence MSKSNIPEKLTFRRKEVMQLAKLDGRVLDYWEKEFPFFTPVTNQSGEKFYSRRDVEIILKIKEWLGRDKCDKNKIKELLLQNFGEIDSVKDAPSPGAIDREKVKRIRRELDEILTLLAKDDKN is encoded by the coding sequence ATGAGCAAAAGCAATATTCCTGAAAAGCTCACCTTCCGGCGCAAGGAAGTGATGCAGCTGGCCAAGCTGGACGGCCGGGTGCTGGATTACTGGGAAAAGGAATTCCCGTTTTTCACTCCGGTGACCAATCAGAGCGGCGAAAAATTTTACAGCCGCCGCGATGTGGAAATCATTTTGAAGATCAAGGAGTGGCTGGGCCGCGATAAATGCGACAAAAACAAGATCAAGGAGCTGCTGCTGCAGAATTTTGGCGAGATTGACTCGGTCAAGGATGCTCCGTCGCCGGGAGCGATCGATCGCGAGAAAGTAAAAAGAATCCGCCGCGAACTGGACGAAATATTGACTTTACTGGCCAAAGATGATAAAAATTGA
- a CDS encoding DUF2007 domain-containing protein has product MMESDLEELLTVEGAMEAEIVKSKLENFQIPVLLKFESAGHIFGITMDGLGKVKIMVPKALLQEAREILAG; this is encoded by the coding sequence ATGATGGAATCCGATCTTGAAGAACTCCTGACGGTGGAAGGCGCCATGGAGGCCGAAATAGTCAAGTCCAAGCTTGAAAATTTTCAGATCCCGGTCCTGTTGAAATTCGAATCGGCTGGCCACATCTTCGGGATCACCATGGACGGACTGGGCAAGGTGAAGATCATGGTCCCGAAAGCGCTTTTGCAGGAAGCCAGGGAGATTTTGGCGGGATAG